A window of the Apostichopus japonicus isolate 1M-3 chromosome 8, ASM3797524v1, whole genome shotgun sequence genome harbors these coding sequences:
- the LOC139970639 gene encoding distal membrane-arm assembly complex protein 2-like, whose translation MNLMMQQGRLFVQRTLCKTCGMQMARRCLVTPQTAQVLPWRLNNIQRGYHNIRLETISEVWQQFKKEFKYLKRASANRPLDPKDLNLGLEIGTAIFLIKANARVHFSNGRWYGRQQKGEKKVRLPAEEAVGYTVNAIDASGTLIDQNGFRDVMKLTGVKYLNIEGCPHIDDTCLAHLVHIRDSLTHLNINKCPSVTENGVATLHKLRKLERLNMSDLPKVRYSKLIASMLEDAVPRLRVNIISNLVDTEENRAKENFTEEDLGQTRTESV comes from the exons ATGAATTTGATGATGCAACAAGGAAGGTTGTTTGTGCAACGGACTCTGTGCAAGACATGTGGTATGCAGATGGCAAGAAGATGCTTAGTCACACCTCAAACAGCTCAGGTGTTACCATGGAGATTAAACAACATTCAGAGAGGGTACCATAATATCAGACTAGAGACTATATCAGAAGTTTGGCAGCAATTCAAGAAggaattcaaatatttaaaaagagcTTCAGCAAATCG ACCACTAGATCCTAAGGACTTAAACCTAGGTTTAGAGATTGGTACTGCTATATTCCTTATCAAAGCCAATGCCAGAGTACATTTCTCAAATGGAAGATGGTATGGCAGACAACAAAAAGGGGAGAAGAAAGTGAGATTACCAGCGGAAGAGGCAGTTGGCTATACTGTTAATGCCATAGATGCCAGTGGAACACTTATAGACCAGAACGGGTTTAGAGATGTCA TGAAGTTAACAGGagtgaaatatttgaatatcGAAGGCTGCCCTCACATAGACGATACTTGCTTAGCTCATCTTGTACATATCAGAGACTCCCTGACTCACCTCAATATCAATAAATGTCCAAGTGTCACTGAAAATGGCGTGGCTACACTTCATAAACTCAG gaAACTGGAGCGTTTAAACATGAGCGATTTACCCAAGGTGAGGTACTCCAAACTAATTGCATCCATGCTTGAAGATGCAGTGCCAAGGTTGCGAGTGAATATCATCTCCAATCTGGTAGATACCGAGGAGAATCGAGCAAAGGAGAACTTTACAGAGGAAGACCTTGGCCAGACAAGAACTGAATCAGTCTAA
- the LOC139970637 gene encoding 2-Hydroxyacid oxidase 1-like, whose amino-acid sequence MASMTCLDDFESYAKRHLPKYAFDYYSSGANLEQTVKDNVAAYRRLRLYPELLRDVSKRDLSTTILGQKVDIPIAIAPTAMQSMAHPYGEVATAKAAASLKTGMVLSSWSTCSIEEVAEAAPDGLRWFQLYVYKDRDLTESLVRRAEKAGYKALFLTVDTPQLGRRYADVKNNFSLPPPLKLANFEHASQTDVVGSSDSGLAEYVASQVDQTLSWNDVTWLKGITSLPIVLKGILTEEDTREAVAHGVAGIVVSNHGGRQLDGVLATIDALPEVVKAAAGSGVEVYLDGGIRLGTDVLKAIALGARAVFIGRPVLWGLTYKGEEGVKEVLEMFKNEFNLALALSGCTSPENVPRELVRRQPQYSSNL is encoded by the exons atggCTTCTATGACATGTTTGGATGACTTTGAAAGCTACGCTAAGAGACATCTTCCAAAGTATGCATTTGATTACTATTCCAGTGGTGCTAATCTTGAACAGACGGTTAAAGACAATGTGGCTGCCTACAGGAG ACTACGGTTGTACCCGGAGCTCTTACGTGATGTCTCCAAACGTGACCTTTCAACAACTATTCTTGGACAAAAGGTAGACATTCCGATTGCTATCGCCCCAACCGCGATGCAGAGTATGGCTCACCCGTATGGGGAGGTTGCAACTGCTAAAG CTGCTGCATCTCTGAAGACAGGTATGGTTCTAAGCTCTTGGTCAACCTGTAGCATAGAGGAAGTCGCAGAGGCTGCTCCCGATGGTCTACGGTGGTTTCAACTCTACGTATACAAAGATCGAGACCTCACTGAGAGCCTGGTTCGGAGAGCTGAGAAAGCTGGTTATAAAGCCCTGTTCCTGACGGTCGATACACCTCAGCTTGGAAGGCGATACGCTGACGTCAAGAACAACTTCTCGCTTCCACCGCCACTCAA acttgcaaattttgaacatGCCAGTCAGACTGATGTGGTTGGAAGTTCCGATTCGGGATTAGCTGAGTACGTGGCCAGCCAGGTTGACCAAACCTTGAGCTGGAACGATGTAACGTGGCTGAAAGGAATCACCTCACTTCCAATAGTCCTAAAGGGAATCTTAACAG AAGAGGATACAAGGGAAGCAGTCGCCCATGGAGTCGCAGGAATTGTAGTGTCCAATCACGGTGGCCGACAGCTGGACGGAGTGCTAGCCACA ATTGATGCCCTTCCAGAGGTGGTTAAAGCTGCAGCAGGTTCAGGGGTGGAGGTGTACCTGGATGGAGGCATTCGACTGGGAACAGACGTACTCAAGGCCATAGCACTAGGAGCAAGAGCTGTGTTTATAGGAAGGCCTGTCCTGTGGGGGCTAACATATAAG GGTGAGGAAGGCGTGAAGGAGGTGCTAGAGATGTTTAAGAATGAGTTCAACTTAGCCTTAGCTCTGTCAG GTTGTACAAGTCCTGAGAATGTTCCTCGAGAACTGGTGCGACGTCAGCCACAATACTCGTCGAATTTGTGA